From the genome of Vicinamibacterales bacterium:
GAGCCATGGACGCTCCACTGCGACAGGTCGGCGGCATACCAGGAGAAGACGGCGAACGCGATCCGCCACAGCACGGCGGTCACGATCGCGCCGGGCCACACGTCGCGGAACGCGACGCGCACGTTGGGAACGAAGCGGAAGATCAGGGCGACGCAGGTGACGAGGAGCGCCATGGCGGCCCAGTCGGCCCCGACGCTCCCGAGGGAGTCGACCCACGGCCCGCTGATCCGCAGCGCCCCGAACCACCGCGCCTCCACCACGCGCACGGCGCCCACGAGCACGATGGCGACGACGAACACCGCCCCCGCCGAGAGCATCATCAGGAACGAGAACAGGCGGTGGCGGAGGAAGCTGCGCTTCTTCTCGACGCCCCAGGCGTGATTCACGGCCGAGGTGATGGCGTTGAACACCCCGAGCGAGGCATAGGCCAGGGCCAGGCTGCCGCCGACGCCGATGCCCACCCGATCGGTGCGGAACCTGTCGAGCTGTCCCGTGACGAAATCGAACTGACGCGGGAAATAGCGGAAGACGAAGTCCACGACCGTGTCGCGCGCGCCCGGGTCCGCGGTCAGGCCGCCGATGACCGAGAACAGCAACAGGAAGAACGGAAAAATCGACAGCAGCGTGTAGAACGCGATCGACGCCGCATGCGTCAGCCCGTCACTGGCGTAGAGTTCGGTCACGCCCCGCCAGGCGGCGCGCACGGCGCGCACCGGGTCAGGCCTCCCCGATGGCCGCCACGCCCCGCCGCCGACGGTCTGCGGCGATGCCGTGCCGCCGCATCTTGTTGTACAGGGTCGGGCGGTACAGCCCCAGGATCTGGGCCGCCTCCTGCTTGTTCCAGTTCGTGCGCTCGAGCGTCTGGAGGATGGCCATCCGCTCGATCTCGGCGAGGGTGCGGTGCGGCGGGATGACGAACGTGTCGTCGGCCGAGCCCGAGCGGAGCGACTCCGGCAGGTCGGAGGCCTGGATCTCGGACGAGCGCGTGACCAGCACCGCCCGCTCCATCGCGTTCTCCAGCTCGCGCACGTTGCCCGGCCAGCGGCTGCGGATGAGGAGATGGTAGGCCGCCGGACTCACGCCCCGCACGGACTTCTGATGCCGGCGCGCGAACTTCTCGACGAACCAGTCGCAGAGGAGCGGAATGTCCTCGGTCCGCTCGCGCAGGGGCGGCACGCGCAGCTGAATCGTGTTGATGCGGAAGTAGAGGTCCTCGCGCAGCCGGCCGTCGGCGAGTGCCGCGTCGAGATCGATGTTGGTGGCGCAGATCAGGCGGAAGTCCACCTTCACCCAGCGCTCGCTGCCGATGGGCCGGTACTCGCGCTCCTGGAGCACCCGCAGCAGCTTGGTCTGCAGGTAGGC
Proteins encoded in this window:
- a CDS encoding YihY/virulence factor BrkB family protein — encoded protein: MRAVRAAWRGVTELYASDGLTHAASIAFYTLLSIFPFFLLLFSVIGGLTADPGARDTVVDFVFRYFPRQFDFVTGQLDRFRTDRVGIGVGGSLALAYASLGVFNAITSAVNHAWGVEKKRSFLRHRLFSFLMMLSAGAVFVVAIVLVGAVRVVEARWFGALRISGPWVDSLGSVGADWAAMALLVTCVALIFRFVPNVRVAFRDVWPGAIVTAVLWRIAFAVFSWYAADLSQWSVHGSVAAVVVFLLWIYVSAVVLLYGVEMTAAYVRLGAVESRKAAQLTRGAGRAAG